The Bacteroides sp. AN502(2024) DNA segment ACAGGTTCCAGCAACAATTTGATCATGGCCAGACGGGTACGCTCTCCACCCGAAAGCACTTTGACCTTTTTCATCGATTCCTCAGGACTTCCAAACATAAACGCTCCCAGCAAATCACGAATCTTGTTCCGGATATCCCCTTTGGCTACATCGTCAATCGTTTGGAAAACCGTTAGGTTCTCATCCATCAGTGAAGCCTGATTTTGAGCGAAATATCCGATTTGCACATTATGTCCGAGAGTTAATGTACCGTCATGTTCAATCTCTTTCATGATACACTTCACAAGCGTAGATTTACCTTCGCCGTTTTTACCGACAAAAGCCACCTTGTCACCACGCTCAATCGTCAGGTTGGCATTGCGGAACACCACTTTGTTTCCGTATGTCTTGCCCACTCCCTCCATGATGACCGGATAACTGCCCGAGCGGGGGGATGGAGGGAATTTCAGTCGCAATGCAGAAGTATCCTCTTCATCCACTTCCAGCAATTCCAGCTTCTCCAGCATTTTGACGCGGCTCTGCACCTGCAACGTCTTTGAATAAGTCCCTTTGAACCGTTCGATAAACTCTTTCGTTTCAGCAATCAATTTCTGCTGATCGTCATACGCTTTCTGTTGCTGTTCGCGACGCTCCTTACGCAGTTGCAGATATTGCGAGTAATTCACCTTGTAATCATAGATGCGTCCCATCGTCACTTCGATGGTGCGTGTGGTGATATTATCCACGAATTTGCGGTCGTGACTGATGACGACGACCGCTTTTCCGTTATTGATAAGGAACTCTTCCAGCCATTGGATGGATTCGATATCCAGGTGATTCGTCGGCTCATCGAGCAAGAGCACGTCCGGTTTCTGCAACAGCAATTTGGCAAGTTCGATGCGCATTCGCCATCCGCCGCTGAAGTCGCTCGTCTGGCGTTGGAAATCCACCCGGGTGAATCCTAATCCGAGCAATGCCTTTTCCACCTCCTCTTCATAATTTGTCGCGTCGATGGAATAAAACTTCTCGCTCAAGCCGGACACTTCCTCAATCAGCGCCATGTAACTGTCGCTCTCGTAATCCGTCCGTGTTTCAAGCTCCTTGTTCAGCTTTTCGATCTGCGCTTCCATCTCATGGAGATGTGAAAAAGCTTGCGCCGTTTCTTCAAACACCGTTCTTCCGTCTTCTGTCATCAGATGTTGAGGCAGATAGGCGACTACACAATCTTTGGGTGTGGACACTTTTCCACGTGTCGGTTGCCGCACACCTGCCAGGATTTTCAGTAGCGTACTTTTTCCCGCCCCGTTTTTACCCATCAGGGCGATGCGGTCTTTTTCATTAATCACGAAAGAAATATCAGAAAATAAAGTAGTGCCGCCAAACTCTACGGCCAGTCCGTCAACAGAAATCATACTATTCTTTTAAATTGAAGGCGCGAAGATAGCGAAATATATGATTCCGAACAAATGTATGATGTGATCTGCGTTAAGCGTTGACGAATCTCTGCTTTTTATTAAACCGTGTTATAAGTTAGCTTGCTTTGACCTGAAAATTTGGAGATGCCCCCAATGATATGGGTCCACCTGTAAAATTCCGTGTTTTTCCTATCCGCAATTATAAAGTGACACTTCATGTTCGTTGGCAGCGTTGGAAAAGTGCAGATGGCAAAAGCGTTTCTAAAGATTGGAAATTAGTAGCAGAAGGTATCCGACACTTACCCGAGTTTGCGTTTTTTAAGGATTGCTAGGAGAAATACCCGATTACGGGACGCTCTCTTGAAAAATAC contains these protein-coding regions:
- a CDS encoding ABC-F family ATP-binding cassette domain-containing protein, translated to MISVDGLAVEFGGTTLFSDISFVINEKDRIALMGKNGAGKSTLLKILAGVRQPTRGKVSTPKDCVVAYLPQHLMTEDGRTVFEETAQAFSHLHEMEAQIEKLNKELETRTDYESDSYMALIEEVSGLSEKFYSIDATNYEEEVEKALLGLGFTRVDFQRQTSDFSGGWRMRIELAKLLLQKPDVLLLDEPTNHLDIESIQWLEEFLINNGKAVVVISHDRKFVDNITTRTIEVTMGRIYDYKVNYSQYLQLRKERREQQQKAYDDQQKLIAETKEFIERFKGTYSKTLQVQSRVKMLEKLELLEVDEEDTSALRLKFPPSPRSGSYPVIMEGVGKTYGNKVVFRNANLTIERGDKVAFVGKNGEGKSTLVKCIMKEIEHDGTLTLGHNVQIGYFAQNQASLMDENLTVFQTIDDVAKGDIRNKIRDLLGAFMFGSPEESMKKVKVLSGGERTRLAMIKLLLEPVNLLILDEPTNHLDMKTKDILKQALQDFDGTLIVVSHDRDFLDGLVSKVYEFGNQKVTEHLCGIYEFLEKKKMDSLQELEKK